In candidate division KSB1 bacterium, the following proteins share a genomic window:
- the flgF gene encoding flagellar basal-body rod protein FlgF yields the protein MIKGIHTSAAAMRIGMARQDLNANNLANADTAGFKRDRLFVHELVAARMSSNDHDLSAVEAASRTDLSAGALNPTSDPLHCALQGKDMFVVSNGQQELYTRSGRFQRNSDGILLDADGRKVQGEGGDISLPNGTVTISPTGEISVNAVLIDRLRVVQVEDSATLRKAGASSFVTAPGGAPPAPSANPTVMQGFLESSNVDSVREMVEMISTARNYEMNAKLLTAQDDSLRHSVGELGRV from the coding sequence ATGATCAAAGGCATACATACTTCCGCCGCCGCCATGCGCATCGGCATGGCACGGCAAGACCTCAACGCCAACAATCTCGCCAACGCCGACACTGCCGGCTTCAAGCGCGACCGCCTCTTCGTGCATGAGCTCGTCGCTGCACGGATGAGCAGTAACGATCATGATCTGTCGGCCGTCGAAGCCGCCTCCAGGACGGACCTCTCCGCCGGAGCACTGAACCCGACCAGTGATCCGCTACATTGCGCGCTACAGGGGAAGGACATGTTCGTCGTCAGTAACGGTCAGCAGGAACTCTACACGCGCAGCGGTCGCTTCCAGCGCAACTCCGACGGAATCTTGCTGGATGCAGATGGTCGAAAGGTGCAAGGCGAAGGCGGTGACATCTCGCTACCTAACGGCACCGTCACGATTTCACCGACCGGCGAAATCAGCGTCAACGCCGTCCTGATCGATCGGCTGCGGGTCGTACAAGTCGAAGACTCGGCTACTCTGCGCAAGGCCGGCGCCTCCAGTTTCGTGACGGCCCCCGGCGGCGCACCCCCTGCACCGAGCGCCAATCCTACGGTAATGCAAGGCTTCCTCGAATCTTCCAACGTCGATAGCGTCCGTGAAATGGTCGAAATGATTTCGACCGCCCGCAACTACGAAATGAACGCGAAACTGCTGACCGCTCAGGACGACAGCCTGCGCCACAGCGTCGGCGAACTGGGCAGAGTCTAA
- a CDS encoding flagellar basal body L-ring protein FlgH, translating to MYKSPSELARNAAITMIVFMAASAFAIPAPSMYADRIARDVGDIVTIQIVENTTASAVAGTNTKSEYGASLSAGGTGALDFIPLLSGEGASKSEHKGDGRTTRQGRLYGTVTARVVEVLPNGYLRIEGQKSVVINGERQLTILSGVVRTDDITPDNSIRSDLIADAEITFKGKGALANSERPGIIARVFDWLF from the coding sequence ATGTACAAATCTCCTTCTGAACTCGCACGAAACGCGGCCATCACGATGATTGTCTTCATGGCGGCGAGCGCCTTCGCGATTCCCGCGCCCTCCATGTACGCGGATCGGATCGCGCGTGACGTCGGAGACATCGTCACGATTCAGATCGTCGAGAACACCACTGCCTCGGCCGTAGCCGGAACCAACACCAAGTCCGAATACGGGGCGTCGTTGTCGGCCGGTGGAACCGGCGCGCTGGACTTCATTCCGCTGCTCAGCGGAGAAGGCGCGTCCAAGAGCGAACACAAAGGCGACGGGCGCACGACCCGCCAGGGCAGGCTCTACGGCACCGTGACCGCGCGGGTGGTCGAAGTGCTGCCGAACGGCTACCTGAGAATCGAAGGGCAGAAAAGCGTCGTCATTAACGGCGAACGCCAATTGACGATTCTGAGCGGTGTTGTCCGCACCGATGACATCACGCCGGACAACTCGATTCGCTCCGATCTGATCGCGGATGCCGAAATCACCTTCAAGGGCAAAGGCGCGCTGGCCAATTCGGAACGACCCGGAATCATTGCCCGTGTCTTCGACTGGCTCTTCTAA
- a CDS encoding FliA/WhiG family RNA polymerase sigma factor, translated as MKAIHPISAGWEAYTQSRSPEAREQLLLQYMPLVRRIAARMLGSLPRSVRIDDLISAGVVGLLSSLDHFDPGLGVKFETFAMNRIRGAMVDSLRELDWVPRSVRQKARQLERAMDELAQRLGRIPEDREIATTMDVSLDDYHKLIDEINVAVLLSLDDAFPGGRSDQPTLGEMSVDPNAASNEDRIEESELRGLLVNCLKNLPEQEKLVVALYYYEELTFKEIGDVLSLTESRVSQIHSKAILKLRTAVRLNMDR; from the coding sequence ATGAAGGCCATTCACCCGATCAGCGCCGGATGGGAAGCATACACGCAGTCGCGGAGCCCCGAGGCACGCGAACAGCTGTTGCTCCAATACATGCCGCTGGTCCGGCGAATCGCCGCCAGAATGCTGGGCTCTTTGCCGCGCAGCGTACGCATCGACGACCTGATTTCCGCCGGAGTCGTCGGACTGCTCTCCTCCCTCGATCACTTCGATCCCGGTCTCGGCGTCAAATTCGAGACCTTCGCCATGAACCGCATCCGAGGTGCCATGGTGGACAGCCTGCGTGAACTCGACTGGGTACCGCGTTCCGTCCGCCAGAAAGCGCGACAGTTGGAACGCGCGATGGACGAACTTGCCCAACGACTGGGCCGGATTCCGGAAGATCGCGAAATCGCGACTACCATGGACGTCTCGCTCGACGACTACCACAAACTGATCGACGAAATCAACGTCGCGGTGCTGCTCTCGCTGGACGATGCCTTCCCGGGCGGTCGCTCCGACCAACCGACCCTGGGTGAAATGTCCGTCGATCCGAATGCTGCGTCCAACGAAGACCGGATCGAAGAATCGGAATTGCGTGGTCTGCTCGTAAACTGTCTCAAGAATCTTCCGGAACAGGAGAAGCTCGTCGTCGCCCTGTACTACTACGAAGAGCTGACATTCAAGGAAATCGGTGACGTGCTCAGCCTGACCGAATCACGGGTCTCACAAATCCACAGTAAGGCGATTCTCAAATTGCGCACCGCGGTGCGCTTGAACATGGATCGCTGA
- the flgA gene encoding flagellar basal body P-ring formation protein FlgA: MIARFVIVLAGFGTAAFADAGSSVIEALIAREWQPLTATVEWASTGALPLSVAAQDDWTLAVALPHRPCGSLIVQLERKEFNHETRRVSVSGNCRVRVDAFTVARQIAAGQPLTPEDLIPVTMDWKPAYGEPIQPGQLTPGIMAARALIPGRPVCHSDLKRADLIQPGQRVSMHYESGTVRVTIPGRALAGGAPGDLIQAATYDSPSKTYQGRIQPDGHVQISF; the protein is encoded by the coding sequence ATGATCGCTCGTTTCGTCATAGTGCTCGCCGGGTTCGGCACCGCCGCGTTCGCCGACGCCGGGTCCAGCGTCATCGAGGCGTTGATCGCCCGCGAGTGGCAGCCGCTCACCGCGACCGTCGAGTGGGCCAGCACCGGAGCACTGCCACTGTCCGTGGCCGCTCAAGATGACTGGACTCTCGCCGTGGCGCTGCCGCACCGTCCCTGCGGAAGTCTGATCGTGCAGCTGGAGCGCAAGGAGTTTAACCATGAGACACGTCGCGTTTCGGTAAGCGGAAACTGCCGCGTCCGCGTAGATGCCTTCACAGTTGCCCGCCAGATTGCGGCCGGCCAACCGCTGACTCCGGAGGACCTCATTCCTGTGACCATGGACTGGAAGCCCGCCTACGGCGAGCCGATCCAGCCCGGCCAACTTACCCCCGGCATCATGGCCGCGCGGGCGCTGATTCCCGGTCGCCCGGTGTGCCATTCCGATCTGAAACGTGCGGACCTCATTCAACCGGGGCAACGCGTTTCCATGCATTACGAAAGCGGAACTGTACGCGTAACGATTCCCGGTCGAGCCCTCGCCGGTGGCGCGCCCGGAGACTTGATTCAGGCCGCGACGTACGATTCACCCAGCAAGACCTATCAGGGTCGCATCCAGCCCGATGGACATGTACAAATCTCCTTCTGA
- a CDS encoding 50S ribosome-binding GTPase codes for MTPQKFTATTMREALQKVREAMGEDAIILKSERVKAGGMVNFLKQDLVEVTAAPSGYQPEEAENGPDFANSLEHAMNSSGSEQSLTRPSADLQRLQDELKNLREQLADIGNYVKYSHLPVMPRELTKVWESLGEAGVDNQWATDLAQSALVQLGADDLISAERVEQFVLDQIAQSVRPAPRLTGRRRNGYKVMMVGLPGAGKTTLIQKLASDPAAYGKRKLGLFSLDTHRMAAIEQMKAFARISGAPLETVYRPDQAVEALQRLVGCEAILIDTAGLSLSEQARRTELAAFISEIDPDEIHHVQNSMIRDDDLIYANECFRDLSLTHLSFTRLDESRRHGFLINIARAAGKPIAWLSRGQAFVGQLERYAPEHLRQWMAAEPKAGAAREVFELAR; via the coding sequence ATGACTCCGCAAAAGTTCACTGCCACGACCATGCGCGAGGCGTTGCAAAAGGTTCGCGAGGCGATGGGCGAAGACGCCATCATCCTGAAATCCGAGCGCGTCAAGGCCGGTGGAATGGTCAATTTCCTCAAACAGGACCTCGTAGAAGTCACCGCAGCGCCGTCCGGTTATCAGCCGGAAGAGGCGGAGAATGGTCCCGATTTTGCAAATTCGCTTGAACATGCGATGAACAGCTCCGGTTCTGAGCAGAGTCTCACGCGCCCATCCGCTGACCTGCAACGCCTTCAGGATGAGCTCAAGAACCTGCGAGAGCAACTGGCGGATATCGGTAACTACGTGAAATACAGTCACCTCCCGGTAATGCCCCGGGAGCTTACGAAAGTCTGGGAATCCCTCGGTGAAGCAGGCGTTGACAATCAATGGGCCACAGACCTCGCCCAAAGCGCCCTGGTGCAGCTTGGGGCCGACGATCTGATCTCTGCCGAGCGTGTGGAACAATTTGTCCTCGACCAGATCGCTCAGTCCGTTCGTCCGGCACCCCGCTTGACAGGCCGCCGCCGAAACGGCTACAAGGTGATGATGGTCGGTTTGCCCGGTGCCGGGAAGACCACCCTGATCCAGAAACTGGCTTCCGATCCCGCCGCTTACGGCAAACGCAAGCTCGGGCTGTTCTCCCTGGACACCCATCGGATGGCCGCCATTGAACAGATGAAAGCCTTCGCCCGCATCTCCGGCGCACCGCTGGAGACAGTCTATCGCCCCGATCAGGCGGTCGAAGCCCTGCAGCGACTTGTCGGTTGCGAAGCTATCCTGATCGACACCGCCGGACTCTCGCTTTCTGAACAAGCCCGCCGCACCGAACTCGCCGCGTTCATCTCCGAGATCGATCCCGACGAGATCCATCATGTGCAGAACTCGATGATCCGCGACGATGACTTGATCTATGCCAATGAATGCTTCCGTGATCTGAGCCTGACGCACCTAAGCTTTACGCGACTCGACGAATCGCGCCGTCATGGATTCCTGATCAACATCGCTCGCGCAGCCGGAAAGCCAATTGCCTGGCTGAGCCGGGGACAAGCCTTCGTCGGCCAACTCGAACGCTATGCCCCCGAGCATCTGCGACAGTGGATGGCCGCGGAGCCGAAAGCCGGCGCCGCCCGCGAAGTGTTTGAACTCGCCCGGTAG
- a CDS encoding flagellar basal body P-ring protein FlgI, producing the protein MTRLIVLVILIATPALSQVRIRDITTYPNSAPTTLTGYGLVVGLAGSGDGSKSTFTPQSFATMLKEFGIVVDPATLKLKNVAAVMVTCEMAQGTKFGSRADALVSSLGDATSLQGGTLLRTVMQDPWGEPVAEAQGPISIGGFNFESQGSRVSKNHSVVGRIPQGIVMLANAEALPAPADTFVLSLTRPDVQLAVRVATAINNLYPERARVLDPSTIVVELPHEYVSSTDRLSFQSELLDLTVRPVASDRIVINERTGTIVVGAAVVLLPAAIAHGNLTVEITERSAVSQPPAFSNGQTISERQSRISVENAGTGLLEMEGAASVGDVARALNALGVSPRDMIAIFQGLKESGSLQAELVII; encoded by the coding sequence ATGACGCGCCTCATCGTCCTCGTAATCCTGATCGCCACTCCCGCACTCTCGCAGGTGCGGATTCGCGATATCACGACCTATCCCAATTCCGCGCCCACCACGCTGACCGGCTACGGCCTGGTCGTCGGTCTGGCCGGAAGTGGCGACGGCAGCAAATCGACGTTTACGCCGCAATCGTTTGCGACGATGCTGAAGGAATTCGGAATCGTCGTGGACCCGGCCACACTGAAGCTCAAGAACGTCGCCGCCGTCATGGTAACTTGCGAAATGGCGCAAGGAACAAAATTCGGTTCGCGGGCCGACGCGCTCGTCTCGTCGCTCGGCGACGCTACCAGCTTGCAGGGCGGAACGCTGCTGCGCACGGTCATGCAGGACCCCTGGGGCGAACCCGTCGCCGAAGCCCAAGGTCCAATTTCCATCGGTGGGTTCAATTTCGAGTCACAAGGATCGCGCGTCTCAAAAAACCACTCCGTCGTCGGTCGGATTCCGCAGGGAATCGTAATGCTCGCGAACGCTGAAGCGCTGCCGGCGCCGGCTGATACGTTTGTGCTCTCGCTGACCCGGCCCGATGTGCAACTGGCCGTGCGCGTGGCGACGGCCATCAATAATCTCTATCCGGAGCGCGCGCGCGTGCTCGATCCATCCACCATCGTCGTCGAGCTGCCCCACGAATACGTGAGCAGCACAGACCGTCTGAGTTTCCAGTCTGAATTGCTTGATCTCACGGTCAGACCCGTGGCCTCGGATCGCATTGTCATCAATGAACGGACCGGCACCATCGTCGTCGGCGCCGCCGTCGTACTCCTGCCGGCGGCGATCGCGCACGGCAACCTGACCGTCGAAATCACCGAACGCTCCGCGGTCAGCCAACCTCCCGCGTTCTCCAACGGACAAACCATCAGCGAACGGCAGAGTCGCATTTCCGTGGAGAATGCCGGAACAGGCTTGCTCGAAATGGAGGGCGCGGCCTCGGTCGGTGATGTGGCCCGAGCGCTCAACGCACTCGGCGTCAGCCCGCGCGACATGATCGCAATCTTCCAGGGGCTGAAAGAGTCCGGCTCGCTGCAAGCCGAGCTGGTGATCATCTGA
- the flgG gene encoding flagellar basal-body rod protein FlgG has product MIKSLYSASSGMHAQQTNLDNVASNLANANTTGYKRSRVEFQDLIYETLRGVAPTAQGTTTPSELQIGSGTKVIATTKSFESGSPQETGNPLDMMIRGDGFFQLLMPNGTVGYTRDGSWKLSNDGRIVNADGLPMEPPITVPQDATSILINQDGRVLVNTATSTEPSEIGTIELARFVNPTGLESLGGNLYKQTIAAGDPLVAQAGLDGTGNIDQGYLESSNVEIVNEMVSMITAQRAYELNSKSVKTADEMIGIATNLKR; this is encoded by the coding sequence ATGATCAAATCGCTCTACTCCGCTTCTTCGGGCATGCACGCGCAGCAAACGAATCTTGACAACGTGGCGAGCAATCTCGCCAACGCCAACACCACGGGCTACAAACGCAGCCGCGTGGAATTCCAGGATCTGATCTACGAAACGCTGCGTGGCGTCGCGCCGACGGCACAGGGGACGACTACCCCTTCCGAATTGCAGATCGGAAGCGGTACCAAAGTCATCGCGACCACCAAGAGCTTTGAGTCCGGTTCGCCGCAGGAAACCGGCAATCCGCTGGATATGATGATTCGCGGCGATGGCTTCTTCCAACTGCTGATGCCCAACGGCACGGTCGGATACACCCGCGACGGGTCGTGGAAACTCTCCAACGACGGCCGCATCGTCAATGCCGACGGTTTGCCCATGGAACCGCCGATCACCGTCCCGCAGGATGCCACCTCCATTTTGATCAATCAGGACGGCCGCGTGCTCGTGAACACCGCGACTTCCACCGAGCCGTCGGAAATCGGCACGATTGAACTCGCTCGCTTCGTGAATCCGACCGGCCTGGAAAGTCTCGGCGGCAATCTCTACAAACAAACCATTGCCGCGGGTGATCCGCTCGTCGCGCAGGCCGGCCTCGACGGCACGGGCAACATCGATCAGGGCTATCTCGAAAGTTCCAATGTCGAAATTGTGAACGAGATGGTTTCAATGATCACCGCCCAGCGCGCGTATGAATTGAATTCCAAGTCGGTCAAGACCGCCGATGAAATGATCGGGATCGCTACCAACCTCAAACGATGA